ATTGTTGATCCTTATCAAGTGAAGTTGATGTGCGATCGCGCTAATGGAATCAATCCAGTGACTGGTGTGTCAACTCGCGAAAGTTTAGGATGTCGCTGAATTATCTTGTTAGTTTAGCCTGATATGGATGGAATCAGTATGTTTCAAAACTTATACAATTACCGATTACTCATTATCGACTTCAACGAATAATACAAGTGTTTAAGCGGACATGATATTAATTGGTCTAGTATGCACAATCATCAGCAACAACAGCAGCATTTAGGTATTATAGACAGTCTTCTAATGCAAATGTTTGGACGACCCCAAGGGATACTGGGTCGGTTGGGAGGTTTTATTTTAGCCCGCACGAAGCGCGATTTTACGCAATGGGTGATTGATCTGCTCGAAATTCAGCCGGATGACAAGGTGCTAGAAGTTGGATTTGGACCCGGAGTAGGTATTGAGATTCTGGCAGCTGCGGTGTCAACAGGATACATCGCAGGCGTTGACTATTCAAAAGAAATGGTTGAGCAAGCAAAAGCGCGGAATGCGAAAGCGATGGAGACAGGCTTAGTCCAACTTCAGTATGGCTCGGTTGAAAAACTGCCGTTTGCAGATCACACATTTGATAAAGCCTTGGCGATCAACTCCATGCAAGTTTGGACAGATGCTATGGCTGGGCTGCGCTCAATACGACGAGTGATGAAGGTCGGTGGCAAGATTGCGCTTGGGTTTACTCCTCATTCCGGGCAATCAAGCACTGGATTGACCGAGATGTTCACGACGGCTGGCTTTACTGAGGCACACTTGGTAGAGACAGATCGGGGTTTCTGTGTGCTGGCGATTAACTGAGGTTCCTAAGCAGCAGGGCGATCGCAAAATTAATGCCTTGTCTTTACCCATACATAGGTGGATGTTAAGCACACAAAATATAAATCACGCAGAGCGGTGATAGCGATCACAACAGGGACTCAGAGTATCGTGTTAATTTTAGACTACTTTGATTCATGTGTCCGAATCCCCATCAAGGGGTTTTTCCATTTAAACAGATAAGTACTCACCAGTTACTGGATTAGCTATCGCCTACTCATTTACGCAAGTAGAAATGTAGCATTTTAAATAAGTAAATAGCGCGAACACTATTAAGCGGGCGGATATTGAAAGGTAACTTAACAGTAAAAGTAGTACCTTTACTTAATTCACTATGTACATTTAAGCTACCGTGGTGTGCTTGGACAATTGCTTGCGAGATTGCTAATCCCAATCCAGAACCACCAGTACTACGAGAGCGATCGCAATTCACGCGATAAAAGCGATCAAAAATTCGTGACAACTCTTGTTGAGGAATACCAATCCCTGTATCTTCCACCTGAATTACAGCATCATGCTCACTACGGTCTAGGTAAATAGTTACTTTTCCTCCTGATGCTGTGTATTGAATAGCATTAATAATTAAATTAGAAAACAGCCGATAAAGCTGATCGCCATTGCCGACAATATTCACAGGATCTGATACTCGTAGTGTTGATGTCAGTGTCACCCCTGCTGCGATCGCCAATGCAGCAAATTCTTCTATTAAGTCGTCAACAATATCATTCAAACAGCAAATATCACGTCGCATTGGCACTGTTTGACGATCTAAGCGAGCAAGGAATAATAAATCTGTTACAAGAGTCGTGAGTCGTTGATTCTGACGTTGTACAGTTTGCAGAATGTCGCGTGCCTCTGTTTCATCTAACTGTGGCATCAAAAGTGCCGATTCTACTGTTGCTTGTGTTGCTGCTAAAGGTGTTCGCAACTCATGTGCAGCATCTGCTGTAAATTGCTGAATTTGTCTGTAGGATTTATAAATTGGTTGCATTGCTAATCCTGCTAGCCACCAACTAGCAAGACCAACTAGACCTATGACAATTGGTGAACCTAATGCTAAGGTGAGTTTCACTGCATCTAAATAACTATTAAAGTCTTCCAGACTTCGCCCTACTTGGATATACCCCCAATCATCATTGTTTTGAGTATGCAGTGTTAAAGAAATCTGGTGATAAAGCTTACCTTTACTGTCTTTTAAGGTCTGCCATAGTTCCTGGTTAAACTTAGGTGACAATCCTTTTGGATCAGAACCGGCTATGGCAAACAAACGCCCAGAATTGTCAAAAAAACGTACATAGTAGTGACCTTGTTTGATTGCACTCAGAGTATGGCGTCGTAAATTTGATGGTTCTGGAGTACATCTTTTGCCTACCACGCAGATATTTGGTAGAAGCTCTTGTATAATTGGTTCCAATCGACCAGGTTGCTGTAGTTTTAGTTCAATACTGTCGTGTAATGTTCCCGCAACTGATTCTATTTCTCGGTCTAATGTTACCCAATGAGCATGAGCAATTGCTCTGTAGATACCAAAGCCGCATACACTTAAAATCAATGCCATAACGAGGGCATACCACAAAGCTAAATGCAGGCGTGTTAATTGAAACAGTTTATTTTGATTCATCGGTAAGATTGAGACGATATCCCATACCATGCAAAGTTTCAATTATGTTCTCGCAGCCACTGTTAACTAGTTTGCGACGCAACAAACGTATTTGAGCTGCTACTACATTACTAATAGGTTCTGCACTAACTTCCCAAAGCTGATTGCGAATTTGTTCAGTAGTGATAATTTGATTTGGATGTTTCATAAAATATTCTAGTAGCTGAAATTCTTTATTAGTAAGGGAAATCTCCTGTATATTGCCTCCAGCATTTTGACTGACAACTATATTATTGCCGTAGTCCAGAGTCAGCTTACCCACCGTTAATTTCTGTGGCTGAAATTGAGGCGATCGCCTTTGCAAAGCACGCAACCGCGCTAATAATTCTGCCATACCAAATGGCTTCACCAAGTAGTCATCCGCGCCTGCATCTAAACCAGCAACTTTATCTTCTATACTGTCTTTTGCTGTTAGCATCAACACAGGCAGAGGATTTTTGTGATAACGTAGTCGCTTGCACAACTCCAATCCTGATATGCCGGGCAGCATCCAATCGAAAATAGCTAGTGTGTATTGTGTCCAGCTATTTTCTAAATATGCCCATGCATCATTACCATCAACTACCCAATCAATCAAATACTTCTGCTGGGTGAGAGTTCGCTTAATTGCAGCACCTAAATCAGGTTCATCCTCAACTAGTAGCACTCTCATAGTAATCCCCCAAATCTGATTTTATATGAGTAATATCATGTCCGATTAATTACTTACGATATAGAGCTTGGGCATAGGCAAAGCATCACTATCTTATTACCTATTACCGACCGCAACGGATAATATAAAGTCTCCAGTAACTTCTCACTCGATTGGTGTGGCATTATTGCTCGTTTTTTTCTCGACTACTACCCTTATTTCTTGAGCCAATACCTTTCATTTTTCATCTAAACTGCAACTAAGTGCAACGTTTCACAAATTCGTAACGAATATAATTCTAAAAAACTCTGCGCCCCCACCGAAGCTTTGAGCCTCGCTATCGCGAGGATCTTACGCTAACGGAGGAAACCTCCGCACCCTTCGGGAAGCCGCGCAAAGCGCGTCTACAAACTTCTCTGTGCGCTGACTCGGTGCCCCTCTGCGTTTAAAAACGCTATGATTTTACGCAAAAGTGTACTAAGCGGGTTTTTAAAACAGAAAAAGGACCCCACGGTCTATACCAAGGGCTTGAGGATTTTAGGTGTTAGAAAACCCAATTGGTTCCACGGATAAATCCGCTTTCTTGTACCCTGCTCAAAATTATCGGTCAAATATATACTACTTTATATAACTTGTTACAGATACAGTCGTGAGCGATCAGCGTTTCAATGAAGCAGAAGGCTCTAGAAACAACTACGCTCATGTCACAAGAACGAAAAATAGAGGAAAATTTACTCTCCCAAGCGGCCGAGAATACTCTGTCTCACCAGTTGGATCAAGCAGAAAAAATAGATGTAGATGTGCAAACAGATTTGCTCAAAATTGTTCAAGGACAAGCAGATACTGTTTCTTTGGCTGGAAAAGGGCTAGAAGTACAAGAGGTTCGCATCCAAGAAATCCAGGTACAAACCGATCAAATTTCCATCAATCCTCTCAGTGCTATTTTTGGTCAGATTGAACTTGAACAGCCTGTAAATACTAAAGTTCGTGTAGTCCTAAAAGAGGCAGATGTTAACCACGCCTTGACTTCAGACTTTGTTCGGAGCAAACTCAGACCATTTGATTTGAATGTGGATGGTAAAACTGTAAAGTTGCAATTACAAAAAATCCAACTTTCTTTACCTGGTGATGGCAAAATTCAAATCGATGGGATAGTGCAGATACAAGAACAAGCTCATACTAGCCAACTTGGCTTTCGGTCAATGTTTAGTCCACGTACTTTAAACAAACCTATACTGATGGAAAGTTTCAACTGTACTCAAGGAGAGGGTATTTCCTTAAATATTGTTGTGGTACTCATGAATAAGATTAAAGAATTAATCGACTTGCCATATTTAGAATTTGATGATACAAGGTTCCGTATTCTTAATCTCGAAGTGCAAAAAGGCAGCTTAGTATTTTTGATGGAAGCGAAAATGAAGCAAATACCTACACTTTAGGGTGATTTTAGGTAAAAAACTTATAAAACCCCCTACTATCAACTTAAGACAATAATAGGGGAGTTTGAAAGACTATCAGTGCATTTTATTATTCTTAATTGTTTAGATCAGATATTGTCTTCTACCTTTTGACACAAACCTTGCCCTGAGAGTTCTTACTCCTTATGTCTTGAAAATGGGTGTGGGGGTGTAGGAGAAAAAACCTCTTTTATCTTTGGCAGTGAAACTTGTTTTATATAGACCATCTTCTGTCCTCTAACTTGAAAGCAACCTCACCTCGTCAAGAGAGGACACCCTTCTTTTTGCTAAGGAGAGGGGATAGGGGGGTCCCCTCTGGGGAACTCGGGGGCCCCACTCCCCTAAGGGAGTGGGGATTAGGGGTGAAGGGGCTGTTCTTGTGAGGTTTTTCATGGCCAA
Above is a genomic segment from Fischerella sp. JS2 containing:
- a CDS encoding class I SAM-dependent methyltransferase; the encoded protein is MHNHQQQQQHLGIIDSLLMQMFGRPQGILGRLGGFILARTKRDFTQWVIDLLEIQPDDKVLEVGFGPGVGIEILAAAVSTGYIAGVDYSKEMVEQAKARNAKAMETGLVQLQYGSVEKLPFADHTFDKALAINSMQVWTDAMAGLRSIRRVMKVGGKIALGFTPHSGQSSTGLTEMFTTAGFTEAHLVETDRGFCVLAIN
- the rppB gene encoding two-component system sensor histidine kinase RppB, encoding MNQNKLFQLTRLHLALWYALVMALILSVCGFGIYRAIAHAHWVTLDREIESVAGTLHDSIELKLQQPGRLEPIIQELLPNICVVGKRCTPEPSNLRRHTLSAIKQGHYYVRFFDNSGRLFAIAGSDPKGLSPKFNQELWQTLKDSKGKLYHQISLTLHTQNNDDWGYIQVGRSLEDFNSYLDAVKLTLALGSPIVIGLVGLASWWLAGLAMQPIYKSYRQIQQFTADAAHELRTPLAATQATVESALLMPQLDETEARDILQTVQRQNQRLTTLVTDLLFLARLDRQTVPMRRDICCLNDIVDDLIEEFAALAIAAGVTLTSTLRVSDPVNIVGNGDQLYRLFSNLIINAIQYTASGGKVTIYLDRSEHDAVIQVEDTGIGIPQQELSRIFDRFYRVNCDRSRSTGGSGLGLAISQAIVQAHHGSLNVHSELSKGTTFTVKLPFNIRPLNSVRAIYLFKMLHFYLRK
- the rppA gene encoding two-component system response regulator RppA codes for the protein MRVLLVEDEPDLGAAIKRTLTQQKYLIDWVVDGNDAWAYLENSWTQYTLAIFDWMLPGISGLELCKRLRYHKNPLPVLMLTAKDSIEDKVAGLDAGADDYLVKPFGMAELLARLRALQRRSPQFQPQKLTVGKLTLDYGNNIVVSQNAGGNIQEISLTNKEFQLLEYFMKHPNQIITTEQIRNQLWEVSAEPISNVVAAQIRLLRRKLVNSGCENIIETLHGMGYRLNLTDESK
- a CDS encoding DUF2993 domain-containing protein, with translation MSQERKIEENLLSQAAENTLSHQLDQAEKIDVDVQTDLLKIVQGQADTVSLAGKGLEVQEVRIQEIQVQTDQISINPLSAIFGQIELEQPVNTKVRVVLKEADVNHALTSDFVRSKLRPFDLNVDGKTVKLQLQKIQLSLPGDGKIQIDGIVQIQEQAHTSQLGFRSMFSPRTLNKPILMESFNCTQGEGISLNIVVVLMNKIKELIDLPYLEFDDTRFRILNLEVQKGSLVFLMEAKMKQIPTL